The proteins below come from a single Oncorhynchus gorbuscha isolate QuinsamMale2020 ecotype Even-year linkage group LG12, OgorEven_v1.0, whole genome shotgun sequence genomic window:
- the LOC123991225 gene encoding mucin-12-like: protein MLSSTLVSVLAPQWSGRIRRNKRGMDIGVFGTATSESGQETQGNGQEVSEGGVLLKPQVPLETDSVGQRRQQQFLETQNQRVGERGLTLGSQVHERASTLGSSRSTVGGWYEGSTPSLKLDNPTKAPVSKPVSLDVSWGRLANRGGEGGAVSPVTPSSPLSPDLHVHKGMLQASCQGAQTSLLSSKPTTSSLLFSLRRLNTIASSIHSETNISSLTNDIDGETSSPHLSPSTTNYKASEAIRAHLSLTSSNDGARERSKFLPYSADPTYRTIERSRHLPLPTSNHREANTHRTQLFSTSPNYKDTKGTPFTKLPQTSRAYPNPTFPSKQTLLFSGLERLSPSERPDGTTVPISDTHLPSSPPSQYDHLDFHGSQSLPRGTTLRSTSWRKHITLEDSVSNPSSPLSPTTTTTINNNNNNTFSLSSTSSNNNTGPSSTNDNTGVNPQISINNNNNLVTPNNTNLNSNTVTGKHTPQSTLKMTYVQDIPDQDSYRILKTQNSLNSNDRQSQKPYCLSNISFRSNTSSPASSSTLSSPIKSSKPDRYSRQCSYDTIYTPLTVFSPKTPTSSETSDTPSSLSSHRTLYLSHSLNPSSRQLSLQTSIASTSLSSHRPLYSSRSLNTSMRRDPQNSPKSPPPVVRSQIPIVSNTHTPTSQLQSPKTAYTPTTTPQPLLLKTGCVPSIPTRYTRPLSPDSYTPISLSIPTNQAPSTLPLSPPSSSPLVERTFIGSLDLSPKKHQPQVEGRVTAHRAWQESQLRLSQSHSPQRPLSPTRPLRSVEGPAIFSSLRSGSPTWATSPLSPPTPRTTKLQVWRRTSMHNLSIISDTLVKEGGQALSEHVSDHTSNVTFKHTGTDSTVIGPQRKTAAPLSLPDFGSFSKPRFSSPPYSTLKSSRPTQGEVTHTTSHQPLLSPPTSPQHYPFYGHHRARSQDSSKIVALKIDCVNNNSKQTSQENVETLVYRISKVDSSAILDSIRPAQPCFPRHTPDTRVVTGIKSNELCRLPSQHSQVIGSPSCQSYQSSNDSGALDIEKVVCKSESFPKSAAAPLQTQSPKKGLFSLRGKRDNVVGTPAANIPRNPAMPQSEKPKKESEKEQKESNKIDLVLSRLRQTFRVKRLDDERTKRTPQPPPVKGASDISDVTESSGLSNREEEDKWRQNDGVHKPSNSFWAGSEHTSDMTKENVRRKHSQFEGFKDHIEARNRDQPCVMDLPQFEAYKDERITKPKHQPSSSEISPTRRQFEAYKEKRISRARKQPPQRDFSSVMRQPWDPSRSATLPAYRTSSGSTRNTFSVFHFSQKDSENDNVFHIPRIPQRKKTTSLCEPGDREFGSGDQRGSEGRLASFSSCADLKYGLEAGRSFSVTSVLSSRPSGPGRISSGPRVSSVSDLTYPALTFGEEVMTWDDCRVKGDWTIPRWDTHTTTGHKTTGDSQAVNDWSVVSDRTSRNERKTIKANFINPHKARSKSLPRNVSWSSEVTAPSPTSTTTGRMWNHGSLETSHSLWDTEGPPTPPPSPPWSPASRRISRPPSSSSSASPSPTDSRASQDSLSPRGRLPSRGYVSNLAVFEESDAVFEESDSRGYVSNLAVFEESNSGSDMDSDTTTDDEYYLAGDGGEKETEL from the coding sequence ATGTTGTCCTCCACGCTGGTGTCTGTTCTTGCCCCACAGTGGAGTGGGAGAATACGCAGGAACAAGCGGGGCATGGACATTGGTGTGTTTGGCACGGCAACCAGTGAGTCTGGACAGGAAACCCAAGGTAACGGTCAGGAAGTGAGCGAGGGGGGTGTGCTTTTGAAGCCGCAAGTCCCTCTCGAGACAGACTCTGTAGGACAACGACGACAACAACAGTTTCTGGAGACCCAGAACCAACGTGTTGGGGAGAGGGGGTTGACCCTTGGATCACAAGTCCATGAGAGGGCTTCAACACTGGGTAGCAGCAGAAGCACAGTGGGGGGCTGGTATGAGGGAAGCACCCCCAGCCTCAAACTGGACAACCCAACAAAGGCCCCAGTTTCTAAGCCTGTCTCTCTGGATGTGAGTTGGGGGAGGCTGGCCAACAGAGGCGGAGAGGGGGGAGCTGTTTCCCCTGTTACTCccagctctcccctctctcccgacCTGCATGTACACAAGGGAATGTTACAGGCAAGTTGTCAAGGAGCCCAGACATCATTGCTGAGTTCCAAACCAACAACCAGTAGCCTTCTTTTCTCTCTGAGAAGGCTCAACACTATTGCGAGCTCTATCCACTCAGAGACAAATATCTCATCTCTAACCAATGACATAGATGGAGAGACTTCAAGTccacacctctctccatccacaacCAATTACAAAGCATCAGAGGCAATTAGGGCACACCTTTCCTTAACCTCATCCAATGATGGAGCCAGAGAGAGGTCCAAGTTCCTCCCCTATTCAGCTGATCCCACTTACAGGACAATAGAGAGGTCAAGGCACCTCCCCTTACCAACTTCCAATCACAGAGAAGCAAATACACACAGGACACAACTATTTTCAACCTCGCCCAATTACAAAGACACAAAGGGCACACCCTTTACCAAACTTCCCCAGACTTCCAGGGCGTATCCCAACCCAACCTTCCCCAGTAAGCAGACTCTTCTGTTTAGTGGTCTAGAGAGACTTTCCCCTTCAGAGAGACCAGATGGAACCACGGTTCCCATCAGTGATACTCATCTACCTTCCTCTCCACCGTCCCAATATGACCACCTGGATTTTCATGGGAGCCAGTCTCTTCCCAGAGGAACCACCCTGAGATCTACTAGCTGGCGAAAGCATATTACTCTGGAGGATAGTGTGTCTAATCCCAGTTCCCCCCTCagtcccactaccaccaccactatcaacaacaacaacaacaacacattcagCCTCTCAAGCACTTCCAGCAATAATAACACGGGCCCCTCTAGCACCAATGATAACACTGGTGTCAATCCGCAAATCAgcatcaataacaacaataattTAGTCACCCCCAACAATACCAACTTAAACAGCAATACTGTCACTGGCAAACACACACCTCAGAGCACCCTTAAAATGACTTATGTTCAAGATATCCCAGACCAGGATTCCTATAGAATACTCAAAACTCAGAATTCCCTTAACTCGAATGACCGACAATCACAAAAGCCCTATTGTTTGTCCAATATCTCCTTCAGGTCTAACACCAGTAGCCCAGCTAGCTCGAGCACTTTGAGTAGCCCAATAAAGTCCAGCAAGCCTGATCGCTACAGTAGGCAATGTAGTTATGACACCATCTATACTCCTCTGACCGTATTTAGCCCCAAGACTCcaaccagctctgaaaccagtgACACTCCATCCTCCCTCAGTAGTCATAGAACCCTTTATTTGTCCCATTCCCTGAACCCCTCTTCCAGACAGCTCTCCTTACAAACCAGTATCGCCTCCACATCTCTCAGTAGCCACAGACCCCTCTATAGTTCCCGCTCACTCAATACCTCTATGAGACGAGACCCCCAAAACAGCCCAAAATCTCCACCCCCAGTCGTCAGAAGCCAGATTCCCATAGTGAGTAACACCCACACCCCCACATCCCAACTGCAGTCCCCTAAAACTGCTTACACGCCTACCACAACTCCCCAACCACTCCTACTTAAAACCGGATGCGTCCCCAGTATCCCGACCCGCTACACCCGACCGCTGTCCCCAGACAGCTATACCCCCATATCCCTGAGTATCCCCACCAACCAGGCCCCCTCCaccctgcccctctccccacccagCTCGTCCCCTCTGGTGGAAAGGACGTTCATAGGCAGCCTTGACCTCTCCCCTAAGAAACACCAGCCCCAAGTGGAAGGGAGGGTAACAGCACATAGAGCGTGGCAGGAGTCACAACTAAGGCTGTCACAGTCTCATTCACCTCAGAGACCTCTGTCCCCAACCAGACCCCTCCGTAGTGTAGAGGGTCCCGCCATCTTCTCCTCCCTGAGATCGGGCAGCCCAACCTGGGCTACGTCACCTTTGTCTCCCCCAACCCCCAGGACCACCAAACTACAAGTTTGGAGGAGAACCTCGATGCATAACTTATCCATAATATCTGATACATtggtgaaggagggagggcaaGCTCTCTCAGAGCATGTTAGCGACCACACTTCAAACGTCACATTCAAACACACAGGAACCGACTCGACCGTAATAGGACCACAGAGGAAGAccgctgcccctctctcccttccagattTTGGGAGCTTTTCCAAGCCACGATTTAGCTCCCCGCCCTATTCCACACTCAAGTCTTCACGCCCAACACAGGGTgaggtcacacacacaacatcacaccaACCCCTTCTCTCACCCCCTACCTCACCCCAACACTACCCCTTCTACGGCCATCACAGGGCTAGGTCACAGGACAGTTCAAAGATTGTTGCCTTGAAAATTGATTGTGTCAACAACAACTCCAAACAGACCAGTCAAGAAAATGTTGAGACACTTGTGTACAGGATTTCTAAAGTTGATTCCTCTGCCATATTGGACAGTATTAGGCCTGCACAGCCCTGTTTTCCtcgacacacaccagacacacgaGTCGTCACAGGGATAAAGTCCAATGAACTCTGCCGTCTACCTTCACAACACAGCCAGGTGATTGGAAGTCCCAGCTGTCAATCATACCAAAGCTCCAATGACAGTGGAGCATTAGACATTGAGAAGGTTGTGTGTAAAAGCGAGAGTTTCCCTAAGAGTGCAGCGGCTCCATTACAAACCCAGAGCCCAAAGAAAGGCTTATTCTCACTGAGAGGTAAGAGAGACAATGTTGTTGGTACGCCTGCTGCCAATATCCCTAGAAACCCAGCGATGCCTCAGTCTGAGAAACCAAAGAAAGAGTCCGAGAAGGAGCAAAAGGAAAGTAACAAAATAGACCTGGTGCTGAGTCGACTCCGGCAGACCTTCAGAGTCAAACGTCTCGATGACGAGAGGACGAAGAGAACACCCCAGCCTCCTCCTGTCAAAGGAGCCAGTGACATTAGTGATGTCACTGAGAGTAGTGGTTTGAGCAATCGAGAAGAGGAGGACAAATGGAGGCAGAATGATGGCGTACACAAACCTTCAAACTCTTTCTGGGCTGGCAGTGAGCACACGTCAGATATGACGAAGGAAAATGTTAGGCGTAAACACTCACAGTTTGAGGGTTTTAAAGACCATATAGAGGCTAGAAACAGAGACCAGCCTTGTGTTATGGATCTTCCTCAATTTGAGGCTTACAAGGACGAAAGGATCACTAAACCCAAACACCAACCTTCTAGTAGCGAGATCAGCCCAACAAGGCGGCAGTTTGAAGCTTACAAAGAGAAGAGGATCAGTAGAGCCAGAAAGCAACCTCCTCAGAGAGACTTCAGCTCCGTTATGCGTCAACCCTGGGACCCCAGCCGCTCTGCAACCCTCCCTGCCTACAGAACCTCCTCAGGCAGCACCAGAAACACTTTCTCTGTCTTCCACTTCAGCCAGAAGGACTCTGAGAACGATAACGTGTTCCACATTCCCAGGATTCCTCAGAGGAAGAAGACCACCTCTCTCTGTGAGCCAGGGGACAGGGAGTTCGGTTCCGGTGATCAGCGTGGCAGTGAGGGACGTCTGGCATCCTTCTCCTCCTGTGCTGATCTCAAATACGGTCTTGAGGCTGGGCGTTCCTTCTCTGTGACTTCTGTGCTCTCCAGCCGTCCTTCGGGTCCTGGACGCATCTCCTCAGGCCCTAGGGTCAGCAGTGTCAGTGACCTCACTTACCCTGCTCTGACCTTTGGAGAAGAGGTCATGACTTGGGATGACTGTAGGGTCAAAGGTGATTGGACAATACCAaggtgggacacacacacaaccactggCCACAAAACCACAGGTGACAGCCAAGCTGTAAATGACTGGTCTGTCGTTAGTGACAGGACATCCAGAAATGAGCGCAAAACAATCAAAGCTAATTTTATAAATCCACACAAGGCTAGATCCAAATCCCTACCCAGAAATGTATCCTGGAGTTCAGAGGTCACCGCCCCATCTCCAACCTCTACCACCACTGGCCGCATGTGGAACCATGGCAGCCTGGAGACCTCTCACTCCCTGTGGGATACAGAGGGTCCTCCAACCCCCCCTCCGTCCCCTCCCTGGTCCCCAGCCTCCAGACGCATATCTCGCCCtcccagctcctcctcctctgcctcgcCCTCCCCCACAGACAGCAGGGCGTCACAGGACAGCCTTTCCCCTAGGGGGCGCCTACCCTCCAGGGGCTACGTCTCCAACTTGGCAGTCTTTGAGGAGTCTGACGCAGTCTTTGAGGAGTCCGACTCCAGGGGCTACGTCTCCAACCTGGCAGTCTTCGAGGAGTCCAACTCAGGCTCTGACATGGACTCTGACACAACCACAGATGATGAATACTACCTGGCAGGTGATGGCGGCGAGAAGGAGACTGAACTGTGA
- the LOC123990220 gene encoding proteasome maturation protein-like — MNTRGLRSQLKDSVPVTGMGPQVGAYGVQDTLRSGFSSVKNELLPSHALELSEKNFQLNQDKMNFSNLRNIQGLHAPLKLQMEYRAARQIQRLPFLQSSHLALDTLKGNDESISFEDILNDPAQSEMMGEPHIMVEYKLGMM, encoded by the exons ATG AATACCCGTGGACTCAGATCACAGCTGAAAGACAGTGTACCGGTGACGGGCATGGGTCCACAGGTTGGGGCTTATGGCGTTCAGGACACACTCAGGAGCGG atTTAGCAGTGTGAAAAATGAGCTGCTTCCCAGCCATGCGTTGGAGCTTTCAGAAAAGAAT tTTCAGCTGAACCAGGACAAGATGAACTTCTCTAACCTCAGAAACATCCAGGGCCTCCACGCTCCACTCAAACTACAGATGGAGTACAGGGCAGCCagacag ATCCAGCGCCTGCCATTCCTGCAGAGCTCACACCTGGCTCTGGACACTCTCAAAGGGAACGATGAGAGCATCAGCTTTGAGGACATCCTCAACG ATCCAGCCCAGAGTGAGATGATGGGTGAGCCCCACATCATGGTGGAGTACAAGCTGGGCATGATGTAA